Within Dictyostelium discoideum AX4 chromosome 4 chromosome, whole genome shotgun sequence, the genomic segment aaaaaaaaaaaaaaaaaaaaaaaaaaaattgaaatgaaccctatttgtttatttatttttttattataataaaatatagtttttaaaaataaaatgaattttatcattaaattgggaattaaaaaaaaaaaaaaaaaaaaaaaaaaaattttttttccccggaaaaaattttaaattttttttaaaaaaccttttttttaaaaaaaaaggggggtttttaaaaaagttttttttttttttggggaaaaaaattattttttaaacggattttttttttttttttttttttaatttaatttttttttttttttttttttttttttttttttttttttttttttttttttttttttttttttgtttgttttttaaattttatatttttttatttttattttttttttctgattttACATACCCTCCCTCACATtacaaaacaaacaaataaactttttaaaatgagCTCAACAGaagaattaaatgataaattgaaacaagatttgaaaattgatgaagaaaaatcaaatgataaagaaaCTTCAACAACAGGTGAAATTAAGATTCAAGagattaaattaaaagataaatataaaaccaataatgatgatttaaaagaagcaaataatttaaaagtacTTGGTAATAAAGCATATACAGCAGCTGAATATCAAAAtgcaattaattattatactgaagcaatttcaatattaaaaaaagaagatgacaataataatgataataataacaataatgataccacaaataatgatagtgataatgaagataataataataataataataataataataataataataataataataataataatgaaaatataaataaaacaaaaaaagttaataaaatcattgaaattaGAGAGAATACAGAAGAAGATATAATATCATGTTTTGAAGAATTATCAATTCTTTATAGTAATAGATCAGCATgttatttatcaattaaacaatatgATTCAGTGATTAAAGATTGTAACATTGCATTAGAATTTgaaccaacaccaacaacaattaaaattaaaatttatcatAGAAGAGCTCAAGCTAGAGAacaattgaataaattaaaagaatcatTAGAAGATTATCaagaaatcattaaattggATCCATCATTTCCACAAGCTCAACAAGCTTTAAAAAGATTaccaccaaaaataaaagaaaaagaagataaaGAAAGAGAAGAAATGATgggtaaattaaaagatttaggTAATACCATCTTAGGTAAATTTGGTATGAGTACtgataattttcaatttgtaaAAGATCCAAATACTGGTGGCTATTctgttaattttaaaaaataaaataaataaaatatataaaaaaataaaaaaataaaaaaaaacccttaTTATTCTTAAattactttatttatttgttattacaTTTGCataagttattttttttttttttttttttttcctaaaaaaaattgaaattattctaaaattatttatataaatatattgataatttcttttttttttttttttttttaaattttttaaatttttttttttttttatttacaacaaCTTGGACCAGTTGAagttggttgtggttgtttaTTGAGATCGCCTGGTTGAATTGTACCTTCAATTGGTTGATTTCTTCTAACATCATTCTTTAAGATATGATCAACCAAGAAACGTGCTGCTTTTTCAATATTCATATTTTCTTTAGCACTAGTTTCGAACCAACCAATGAAACCATTATCTTTACAATATTTATCCATATCGTTTGCAGTCTTGATGAATGCATCTTTACCTAAATCACATTTGTTTGCTAATAAAACTACTGGAATTGGTTTTTCATCTGCACCATAAGTTACTTTAGAATCAATATCTGCTTTCCATTTAGCAACTGCTTCAAATGTACTCATTCTAGTAACATCAAATGTAATCATTGCTCCAACTGCTTCTTTATAATAAACTCTTGTCATTGATCCAaatctaataaataataataaataatcaaaaattaataacaaataaataaatttgaatataatattaataaataaataaatacctTTCTTGACCTGCAATATCCCATAATTGTAATCTAACTTCGGTTTTTGGATCCCAATTAATCACTTTTAATGCAAAATCTACACCAATGGTTGATTTATAATGCATAGAGAATATATTATGAacaaatcttttaataattgaagtTTTACCAGTACCAATATCACCAACaactaaaattttatataaatactCATTATATCCTTCATCATCAGCTGGGTTGTTtgactaaataataataaaaaaataataaaaaaaaaaaaaagaattaataatttatttgataaaaaataataataaaatatttataatttaaaattattataattgttattgatttattataattaaaataaattttaatttatatttagttataaattatttatttattattttaagatttttttttttttttttttttttttttatttgcaaatatccatataaatatttttttcatttttttatttttatttttatttttttgcaATGAAacaaaccacc encodes:
- the rab32A gene encoding Rab GTPase; this translates as MSNNPADDEGYNEYLYKILVVGDIGTGKTSIIKRFVHNIFSMHYKSTIGVDFALKVINWDPKTEVRLQLWDIAGQERFGSMTRVYYKEAVGAMITFDVTRMSTFEAVAKWKADIDSKVTYGADEKPIPVVLLANKCDLGKDAFIKTANDMDKYCKDNGFIGWFETSAKENMNIEKAARFLVDHILKNDVRRNQPIEGTIQPGDLNKQPQPTSTGPSCCK